Proteins from a genomic interval of Oceanispirochaeta crateris:
- a CDS encoding DUF4194 domain-containing protein, which translates to MSSSNIHKDFSLVLVSLLRGVVYREDHPIRWQILMEQQAELRDYLSRMGLEAVIYEDEGYAFLRNQIVDDQDEAYEIPRLISRRALSYPVSLLLALLRRSMAEHDASSSEVRIILDRQDILDMVSVYFSKGNNEVQYVKKIDSYLNRIQEMGFIRFIGENKEKIEIKRILKAFVDAQWLNEFDAKLAEYREYGKRRDG; encoded by the coding sequence ATGAGCAGCAGTAATATACATAAAGATTTTTCACTGGTACTGGTATCATTGTTGAGGGGAGTTGTCTATCGAGAAGATCACCCTATCAGATGGCAGATTCTGATGGAGCAGCAGGCAGAGCTGAGAGACTATCTGTCCCGGATGGGATTGGAAGCGGTTATTTATGAAGATGAGGGATATGCATTTTTAAGAAACCAGATTGTGGATGATCAGGACGAGGCGTATGAGATTCCCCGTCTGATCAGCAGGAGAGCACTTTCTTATCCTGTCAGCCTGCTCTTGGCATTATTGCGCCGCTCTATGGCCGAACACGATGCCAGCAGTTCAGAAGTGAGGATTATTCTGGATAGGCAGGATATTCTGGATATGGTATCAGTTTATTTTTCCAAAGGAAATAATGAAGTTCAGTATGTCAAAAAGATAGACAGTTACCTGAACAGAATACAGGAAATGGGATTTATCCGTTTTATTGGGGAGAACAAGGAAAAAATTGAGATAAAACGTATTCTCAAAGCCTTTGTGGATGCTCAATGGCTGAATGAATTTGACGCAAAACTGGCAGAATATAGAGAGTATGGTAAAAGGAGAGACGGATAA
- a CDS encoding DUF3375 domain-containing protein has translation MPLDYYELKNMRNLHPAWRLMAAEHAPFIAGFLDLVFSDIKIRQIRESEIHMKLEDYLYTLRETDQEDRFARDTSAYLAEWSRNDRGWLRKFYLPGYDEPYYDLTPESEKALGWMRELFNKNFIGTESRLYSSIDLLKQIAHGLETDKDIRIERLEARKKKIDEEIQAVKDGNLSLLDDREVRERFIQFEKMSREILGDFRAVEQNFRNLDRKTREKITSWNGDKSSLLKALFGERDSISDSDEGRSFNAFWNFLLSSDSQEELSELLDKVCSIEQVREIEESSAYKRIHFDWMLAGERTQRTVARLSQQLRRFLDDKAYYENRRISSLLDSIESNALELRDDQPDGDFMEMEGWKPEIRMPMELPLFSPPYPEALSHIMEDVDLSGLDTEVLFNQTVVDKKKLKLRINRLLKEEAQVTLSGVLVDHPLEEGLAELIMYITIAEESPYSFIDERETDFVTWMDKNDHFRRAGIHRIVYHRKGYEQQ, from the coding sequence ATGCCTTTAGATTATTATGAGCTGAAAAACATGCGGAATCTCCATCCGGCCTGGCGTTTAATGGCAGCAGAACACGCCCCCTTTATCGCCGGATTTCTGGATCTTGTCTTTTCTGATATAAAGATCCGACAGATTCGGGAATCCGAGATTCACATGAAACTGGAAGATTATCTTTATACGCTGAGAGAAACAGATCAGGAAGATCGTTTTGCCAGGGATACATCAGCCTATCTGGCTGAGTGGAGCCGTAATGACCGTGGCTGGCTGAGAAAATTTTATCTGCCTGGATATGATGAACCATATTACGACTTAACCCCGGAGAGTGAAAAAGCTCTCGGCTGGATGAGGGAGTTATTCAACAAAAATTTTATCGGAACTGAAAGCCGCCTTTACAGCAGTATCGATCTGTTAAAACAGATTGCTCACGGGCTGGAAACGGATAAGGACATACGGATTGAGCGCCTTGAGGCACGGAAAAAGAAAATTGACGAAGAAATACAGGCTGTAAAGGATGGAAATCTTTCTTTATTGGATGATAGGGAAGTTCGGGAACGCTTTATTCAGTTTGAAAAGATGTCCAGGGAAATTTTGGGAGACTTCAGAGCCGTCGAACAGAATTTCCGAAATCTGGATAGAAAAACAAGAGAAAAAATTACAAGTTGGAATGGAGATAAAAGCAGTCTGTTAAAGGCATTGTTCGGTGAACGGGATTCCATTTCCGATTCGGATGAAGGCCGCAGTTTTAATGCTTTCTGGAATTTCCTTTTGTCATCAGACAGTCAGGAAGAGCTATCTGAACTGTTGGATAAAGTCTGTTCTATTGAACAGGTAAGGGAAATAGAAGAGTCCTCAGCCTATAAAAGGATTCACTTTGACTGGATGCTTGCAGGGGAACGGACTCAGAGAACGGTTGCCAGATTGAGTCAGCAGCTGCGCCGTTTTCTGGATGATAAAGCCTATTATGAGAACAGGAGAATATCCTCTTTGCTGGACAGTATAGAGAGTAACGCTCTGGAATTGAGAGACGATCAGCCAGATGGGGATTTTATGGAAATGGAAGGCTGGAAGCCCGAGATACGAATGCCCATGGAACTTCCACTGTTTTCACCTCCCTACCCAGAGGCATTAAGCCATATAATGGAGGATGTTGATCTTAGTGGTCTGGATACAGAGGTTTTATTCAATCAGACAGTTGTAGATAAGAAAAAACTTAAACTACGGATAAACAGGCTCTTAAAAGAAGAGGCGCAGGTAACTCTGTCAGGAGTATTGGTAGATCATCCCCTGGAGGAAGGATTGGCTGAATTAATCATGTACATAACCATTGCAGAAGAAAGTCCCTATTCCTTCATTGATGAAAGGGAAACCGATTTTGTTACCTGGATGGATAAAAATGATCATTTTAGAAGAGCAGGAATCCATAGAATAGTGTATCACAGGAAAGGTTATGAGCAGCAGTAA
- a CDS encoding type II toxin-antitoxin system PemK/MazF family toxin: MIRGEIWWVDLGIPFGSEPGYKRPVVVIQEDSFNKSRIQTVIVASVTSNLSLADAPGNVYLEKEESKLPKDSVINISQIVTLDKQRLIEKAAILPSTLMIEVDYGLRIILNMQ; the protein is encoded by the coding sequence ATGATACGTGGTGAAATATGGTGGGTTGATTTAGGAATCCCCTTTGGAAGTGAGCCCGGTTATAAAAGACCTGTTGTCGTAATCCAGGAAGATTCTTTCAATAAAAGCAGAATACAAACAGTAATAGTAGCATCTGTCACTTCAAACCTAAGTTTAGCAGATGCTCCGGGTAACGTTTATCTGGAAAAAGAAGAATCTAAATTACCAAAAGACAGCGTTATAAATATTTCTCAAATAGTTACTTTAGATAAACAGCGCTTAATTGAAAAAGCGGCAATTCTACCTTCAACTTTGATGATTGAAGTTGATTATGGATTAAGAATCATTCTGAATATGCAATAA
- a CDS encoding ChpI protein has translation MKTAISIPDQLFNEAEVTAKQLGLARSQLYVKAIKEFIEHHNKDRITEKLNDIYSVQNDDNDLSNIGVEQLRKATENDTW, from the coding sequence ATGAAAACAGCTATATCCATACCAGATCAGTTATTTAATGAGGCTGAAGTCACAGCGAAACAGCTAGGATTGGCCAGAAGTCAACTTTATGTGAAAGCCATAAAAGAGTTTATTGAACATCATAATAAGGACAGAATAACTGAAAAGTTGAATGATATTTATTCCGTCCAGAATGATGACAATGATTTATCCAATATCGGAGTAGAACAATTAAGAAAGGCCACAGAAAATGATACGTGGTGA
- a CDS encoding IS3 family transposase produces MDHKGQYSIKTMCKALNVARSGYYQWFNSPESSYEYKKRVVKKRILDTYEEFKARYGSRRITEELKALGYSCSVNYVAKIMHDSDIKAHNGKGFKYPKRSLSMNNVSDNILWRNFSASTINEKWTSDITYIWVKDRWMYLAVVMDLYSRKIVGWALGSSMTYELIMEALSVAISRRGDTENTILHSDRGVQYRSQKYIDFAHRHGFQLSISRRGNCWDNAPMESFFSRLKVEMVYPNNFQRIDDLKSGIFEYIEIFYNRKRRHSLLNYKSPMEYEEQLKVVA; encoded by the coding sequence TTGGATCATAAAGGCCAGTATTCAATTAAAACTATGTGTAAGGCATTAAACGTAGCTAGATCAGGATATTACCAATGGTTTAACAGCCCCGAGAGTTCATATGAGTATAAGAAGAGAGTGGTTAAAAAGAGAATCCTGGATACCTATGAAGAATTTAAAGCTAGGTATGGCTCCAGAAGGATTACTGAAGAACTTAAAGCCCTGGGATATAGCTGTAGTGTCAATTACGTGGCTAAAATCATGCATGACAGCGATATTAAGGCCCATAATGGTAAAGGATTCAAATATCCCAAAAGAAGCCTCTCGATGAATAATGTCAGTGATAATATTTTATGGAGGAACTTTTCGGCAAGCACAATAAATGAAAAATGGACTTCAGATATTACTTACATATGGGTTAAGGATAGATGGATGTACCTTGCTGTCGTTATGGACCTCTACTCAAGAAAGATAGTCGGTTGGGCACTGGGTTCAAGCATGACTTATGAACTGATAATGGAGGCCTTATCAGTCGCAATTAGCAGACGAGGTGACACAGAGAATACAATTCTTCATTCTGATAGAGGAGTTCAATACAGATCACAAAAATATATCGATTTTGCTCATAGGCATGGATTTCAGTTAAGCATCAGTCGCCGTGGAAATTGTTGGGATAATGCGCCTATGGAATCATTTTTTAGCAGATTGAAGGTAGAAATGGTTTATCCAAATAACTTTCAGCGCATTGATGATTTAAAATCTGGTATTTTTGAATATATAGAGATATTCTATAATCGTAAACGTCGACATTCTTTATTGAACTACAAAAGTCCTATGGAATATGAGGAGCAATTAAAGGTTGTAGCATAA
- a CDS encoding transposase, whose protein sequence is MSRKKTQAYTEDFRREAIRRSELEGSSAKIVADELGISAQQIYNWKRQFTRLSEKQFNTLAGVDYSKDESNELRALKRENKKLKDEIEFLKKVAAYFANGQK, encoded by the coding sequence ATGAGTAGAAAAAAAACTCAAGCGTACACAGAGGATTTTCGCAGAGAAGCAATCAGACGGTCAGAATTGGAAGGCAGTTCTGCCAAGATCGTTGCTGATGAATTAGGGATCAGTGCTCAGCAAATTTACAATTGGAAAAGACAATTTACCCGACTCAGTGAAAAACAATTTAATACTTTAGCTGGAGTCGATTATTCAAAAGATGAATCTAATGAACTAAGAGCACTCAAAAGAGAGAATAAAAAACTCAAAGATGAGATTGAATTCTTAAAAAAAGTGGCTGCATATTTTGCGAACGGCCAAAAGTAA
- a CDS encoding integrase core domain-containing protein, whose amino-acid sequence MKLATRLLIVKKQIAYAERFSRSIRQECLDWFAIFSEKQLRNILKSYMEYYNKYRPYQGIHSISEDRPPVASGKIMKMPIRFGLYHHYYRAS is encoded by the coding sequence ATGAAATTGGCTACACGCCTATTGATCGTAAAGAAGCAAATTGCATATGCTGAGAGGTTCAGCAGATCCATCCGTCAGGAATGCTTGGATTGGTTTGCAATCTTCTCAGAAAAACAATTGCGGAATATCCTGAAATCCTACATGGAATATTATAATAAATATCGACCGTATCAAGGCATTCATTCCATTTCGGAAGACAGACCTCCAGTTGCGTCAGGTAAAATTATGAAGATGCCAATACGATTTGGCCTCTATCACCACTATTACAGAGCCTCTTGA
- a CDS encoding ATP-binding protein, translating to MSHFKYCTRVMDSLNLKGMVSALDDLSEKENLSHLKFLEELLSSEIDYRTDRRLKRNMAGTHFPVFKELETFDFSRLEGITELQVKNLMDFRWIDKHENLLFFGPPGLGKTHMSIEFGLKAIQAGYKVCFERITTLIKLLKTMEVQRSSTFRINRIMKADVLIIDEIGYTPIDRKEANCIC from the coding sequence ATGAGCCACTTTAAATACTGTACTAGAGTAATGGATAGCCTCAACCTAAAAGGAATGGTCTCAGCCCTGGATGACCTTTCTGAAAAGGAAAATCTATCCCATCTAAAATTTCTGGAAGAACTACTCAGTAGTGAAATTGATTACAGGACTGACCGTAGATTGAAGAGGAATATGGCCGGCACTCATTTTCCTGTTTTCAAGGAACTTGAGACATTTGATTTTTCAAGACTGGAAGGAATTACGGAACTGCAAGTCAAAAACCTAATGGATTTCAGGTGGATTGATAAACATGAAAACCTTCTCTTTTTCGGACCTCCCGGATTGGGGAAAACCCATATGTCCATCGAATTTGGTTTGAAGGCGATCCAGGCAGGTTACAAAGTCTGTTTTGAAAGAATAACGACATTGATAAAACTCCTGAAAACTATGGAAGTCCAAAGGTCCAGCACATTTCGAATTAACCGGATCATGAAAGCAGATGTTCTGATTATTGATGAAATTGGCTACACGCCTATTGATCGTAAAGAAGCAAATTGCATATGCTGA
- a CDS encoding transposase → MNCFEYIGGIPHEIVIDQDRALVVSENQDDIILTKQFKDFKKEMGFSLYVCRKADPESKGKVENLVKFVKTSFFSGRQFNSFEEISPRLDSWLERRANGKIC, encoded by the coding sequence TTGAATTGTTTTGAATATATCGGAGGTATCCCACATGAAATAGTAATCGATCAGGACAGAGCTCTGGTCGTCAGTGAAAATCAAGATGATATCATCCTGACAAAACAGTTCAAGGATTTCAAAAAAGAGATGGGTTTTTCTTTGTATGTCTGCCGAAAAGCAGATCCGGAGTCAAAGGGGAAGGTAGAGAATCTGGTCAAGTTCGTGAAAACGAGTTTCTTCTCAGGCAGACAATTCAATTCATTCGAAGAGATCTCTCCTCGTCTGGATAGCTGGCTTGAGAGAAGAGCCAATGGTAAGATCTGTTAG
- a CDS encoding IS3 family transposase, producing MIEPDNLNLSIKKQCKLLDISRSSFYYKPTNSNEAWELDMIILIIEKLGKTPFYGYRKIAVALNDKGYKITRKQVRRLMKRMGLSAIYPKRNLSKARKEHKKYPYLLRGKRILFPNQVWATDVTYLKINNNFVYLVAVLDLYSRKVLSWRISNTMDVSFCVDALEEALMQYGIPAIFNTDQGSQFTSDAFVGVLKEHGIQISMDGKGRALDNIYVERLWRTLKYEEIYLHSYDSIIELRTSVNRYFNFYNKERFHQSLDYETPDEIYYRTFMSAVMRAA from the coding sequence TTGATAGAACCGGATAATTTGAATCTTTCAATCAAGAAACAGTGCAAGTTGCTTGATATCTCTCGTTCAAGCTTCTATTACAAGCCTACAAATTCAAATGAGGCATGGGAACTGGATATGATTATTCTAATTATAGAGAAGTTAGGAAAAACCCCATTCTATGGGTATAGAAAGATCGCCGTCGCATTGAATGATAAAGGTTATAAGATTACTAGAAAACAAGTACGGCGTCTTATGAAGAGGATGGGTTTGAGTGCTATTTACCCAAAGAGGAACCTTTCTAAAGCCAGAAAGGAGCATAAGAAGTATCCCTATTTGCTGAGAGGAAAAAGAATACTGTTTCCAAACCAAGTTTGGGCTACAGATGTGACTTATCTAAAAATAAACAATAACTTTGTGTATTTGGTAGCTGTTCTAGACCTATATAGCCGGAAGGTCTTATCCTGGAGAATTTCAAATACAATGGATGTGAGTTTTTGTGTCGATGCACTAGAAGAGGCTCTTATGCAGTATGGGATTCCTGCAATATTTAACACAGATCAAGGGAGCCAGTTTACTTCCGACGCATTTGTGGGTGTTCTAAAAGAGCATGGAATACAAATTAGCATGGATGGTAAAGGTCGTGCTCTGGATAATATTTATGTAGAACGATTGTGGAGGACTCTCAAGTATGAAGAAATTTACCTCCATAGTTATGACAGCATCATTGAACTGAGAACATCTGTTAACAGATACTTCAATTTTTACAATAAGGAAAGATTTCATCAGTCCCTGGATTATGAAACACCGGACGAAATCTACTATAGAACATTTATGTCAGCTGTTATGAGAGCTGCTTAA
- a CDS encoding transposase, whose protein sequence is MKRKSYDKKFKAKVALEAIRGEKSLQELAQLYGIHANQISLWKKHLLDGVEDIFERPNKKKTNISESELKESELYKNIVQLQVENQFLKKRTRNCTGTIRIDRTG, encoded by the coding sequence ATGAAACGAAAGAGTTACGACAAGAAATTTAAGGCAAAGGTAGCACTTGAGGCTATCCGTGGTGAAAAGAGCTTACAGGAGTTAGCTCAGCTCTATGGTATTCATGCAAACCAGATCAGCCTATGGAAAAAGCATCTCTTGGATGGTGTTGAGGATATATTTGAACGGCCAAATAAAAAGAAGACAAATATTTCTGAATCAGAATTGAAAGAGTCCGAACTCTATAAGAATATTGTTCAATTACAGGTAGAGAATCAATTTCTAAAAAAAAGAACAAGGAACTGTACGGGCACGATCCGGATTGATAGAACCGGATAA
- a CDS encoding SIS domain-containing protein encodes MKLSSWGYAKESFTIESNAIKQTFKAINKTAFEKAVDVLSKAERIAASGCGHSGIACQHFAHLMCCIELPARFISPSEAVHGASGFLKKGDVIILASRGGKTSELLPIMQICKNKEVTVISITENMESPLSLGSDIVIKMHVQRETDKYNSQGTTSFVVLSVIFDSLQAALIEEIDYQEKQFALIHPGGAVGEKLNR; translated from the coding sequence ATGAAACTTAGTTCATGGGGATATGCCAAAGAATCATTTACAATTGAGTCTAATGCTATTAAACAAACCTTTAAGGCCATCAATAAAACTGCTTTTGAGAAAGCAGTGGATGTTCTTAGTAAAGCTGAAAGAATTGCTGCCAGCGGATGTGGCCATTCGGGTATAGCCTGTCAACATTTTGCCCATTTGATGTGCTGTATTGAGCTACCTGCAAGATTTATTTCTCCATCCGAGGCAGTACATGGAGCCAGTGGATTTTTAAAAAAAGGGGATGTTATAATATTAGCTTCGCGAGGTGGTAAAACTTCAGAATTACTTCCAATTATGCAAATTTGCAAAAATAAAGAAGTGACTGTCATCAGTATTACAGAGAATATGGAATCCCCTTTGTCTTTAGGTTCAGATATTGTAATCAAGATGCATGTCCAACGAGAAACAGATAAATATAACAGCCAGGGTACAACCAGTTTTGTGGTATTATCAGTGATATTTGATTCCCTGCAAGCTGCGCTTATAGAGGAAATAGACTATCAGGAAAAACAGTTTGCACTCATACATCCTGGAGGTGCTGTAGGAGAAAAACTAAATAGATGA
- a CDS encoding YjbQ family protein yields MKVLNERFEMQSDGLHPTFHDVTKKVKGMVENSGIKNGTCVVYSHHTTCSVMTQECSHDKTYFGLEFLQQDLCNVMEKLIPTCRVEGQYMHPGKEHIDFAMSLGSEEGEWTSLNTEAHLRSVFFGRSETILIVDGELQLGDFGYIYFIDWDQVRARKRTCQVQVMGE; encoded by the coding sequence ATGAAAGTATTAAATGAAAGATTTGAAATGCAATCAGATGGTCTGCATCCTACGTTCCATGATGTAACTAAGAAGGTAAAAGGGATGGTAGAAAATTCAGGTATTAAAAATGGAACTTGTGTTGTCTATTCTCACCACACAACATGTTCTGTAATGACCCAGGAATGTTCCCATGACAAGACATATTTCGGACTAGAGTTTTTGCAACAGGATCTTTGTAATGTTATGGAGAAACTGATACCCACTTGTCGGGTCGAAGGGCAGTACATGCACCCAGGGAAGGAACATATAGATTTTGCCATGAGCCTTGGTTCTGAAGAAGGAGAGTGGACAAGTCTGAATACAGAGGCACATCTCCGTTCTGTTTTTTTTGGACGATCAGAAACTATTTTGATTGTAGATGGAGAATTACAACTTGGTGATTTTGGATACATCTATTTTATAGACTGGGACCAAGTTCGGGCTAGAAAGAGAACTTGTCAGGTTCAGGTTATGGGAGAATAG
- a CDS encoding secondary thiamine-phosphate synthase enzyme YjbQ, protein MKITNETIKVKSTGMRPTFHTLTEKVKEIVEVSQVKNGMCLIYSRHTTCSVMIDEDSFDKAYTGMTFLQQDLTDVFEKIIPTCRKEGQYMHPGPELTVFAAEHGEDKPGTLNTDAHLRSSIVGRSETIPIIEGNLELGEFGHIYFVDFDHTRARERKVYVQIIGE, encoded by the coding sequence ATGAAAATAACAAATGAAACAATTAAAGTAAAATCTACAGGAATGAGACCAACTTTTCATACCCTTACCGAGAAAGTAAAGGAAATTGTAGAAGTTTCACAAGTGAAAAATGGTATGTGTCTGATCTATTCACGTCATACCACATGTTCTGTAATGATCGATGAAGACTCTTTTGACAAAGCTTATACAGGTATGACATTTCTTCAACAGGATCTCACAGATGTATTTGAGAAAATAATCCCGACATGCCGCAAAGAAGGACAGTACATGCATCCCGGGCCGGAGCTTACAGTCTTTGCAGCCGAACATGGTGAAGATAAACCAGGAACACTCAACACTGATGCCCATCTCAGATCATCTATTGTCGGGCGAAGCGAGACCATCCCGATTATAGAAGGGAATCTGGAATTGGGAGAATTCGGGCATATTTATTTTGTTGATTTTGATCATACTCGTGCTCGTGAACGAAAGGTATATGTACAGATTATTGGTGAATAA
- a CDS encoding triose-phosphate isomerase produces MNKREIQKILPKPPFFETSVKNYIFGDDVYNYALAVDAAAKKYDVDAIFIAPYTEIRRIAENTDRIFVFAPYMDTLKPGRGIADVLPEAIKSAGAKGVMLNHCERPMTLPQIKRTIDRANELGLITFACADSISETKAIAQFQPDIINPEPSELIGTDQASNMDYVVETLKVVKEIFPNILVEQAAGITTGRQIYDFIMAGNDAAGSASGILNSPDPYKLLDEMVYNVRKAKDELEKSKGHKK; encoded by the coding sequence ATGAATAAAAGAGAAATACAGAAAATATTACCTAAACCCCCATTTTTTGAAACTAGTGTAAAAAACTATATTTTTGGAGATGATGTCTATAACTATGCCCTGGCAGTTGATGCTGCGGCCAAGAAGTATGACGTTGATGCAATTTTTATTGCTCCCTATACAGAAATCAGAAGGATTGCAGAAAATACAGATCGTATTTTTGTATTTGCCCCCTATATGGATACCTTAAAACCGGGCCGGGGAATCGCAGATGTATTACCCGAAGCTATTAAAAGTGCAGGGGCAAAAGGTGTCATGCTTAACCACTGTGAAAGACCCATGACCCTGCCTCAAATAAAAAGAACCATAGACCGAGCCAACGAGCTTGGCTTGATTACTTTTGCTTGCGCTGATTCCATTTCAGAGACAAAAGCAATTGCCCAGTTTCAGCCTGATATTATTAACCCCGAACCAAGTGAGCTCATTGGAACAGATCAGGCAAGTAATATGGATTATGTGGTAGAGACCCTCAAGGTTGTCAAAGAAATTTTTCCAAATATTTTAGTAGAACAGGCAGCAGGAATAACAACTGGTCGTCAGATATATGATTTCATTATGGCTGGAAATGACGCTGCAGGTTCCGCATCGGGAATATTGAACTCTCCAGATCCTTACAAACTACTGGATGAGATGGTATACAACGTCAGAAAAGCAAAAGATGAACTTGAGAAATCGAAAGGACATAAGAAATGA
- a CDS encoding xylulokinase — protein MIKRDKGDLLIGFDLGTSTIKALLSNTNGKIIEQTSRPVNLHHPAESRVEIDPEGYFQDICSIIREFVKNTNQAENIKALSFSGASGNTIILDENYLPLDNAISWMDRRTAGTKMELWSELDLEKLYYSTGWPFKGTFPLAHLSWYKHYKPELWKKTRHFSMLNDYIYYRLCGRLAVDYSKATTFFLFDQVKSLWNTSLLDLLNITDNDLAEMLPSGTACGTIMPEITEMTGLQTKTQIVTGSFDHPSAARSTGVFEEGNVLISAGTSWVAFSPVRNRETALKWKMLVDPFLSPAGCWGSMVALTGIAEKMEEYLVNCIGSNEDESLFARYDRLASEAEPGADGLYIELFKQPYIQMKDQLKDIQPKNIARALMEGIVFLIRNRIEKLTSLTGKPIDRIVLTGGPTKSSIWPSILADVSGQPIVIPETGQHAGAMGAVMLAGIGVGLYSDEHDAYEQTKSQELIIEPDPVRSKLYQKIYKDYIKHFEIDS, from the coding sequence ATGATCAAAAGAGACAAAGGTGATCTTCTTATTGGATTTGATCTTGGCACGAGTACCATAAAGGCACTGCTTTCAAATACTAATGGTAAAATTATCGAACAGACCAGTCGTCCAGTTAATTTACACCACCCAGCCGAATCCAGGGTTGAAATAGACCCTGAGGGCTATTTCCAAGACATATGTTCGATAATTAGAGAATTTGTTAAAAATACAAATCAAGCTGAAAATATTAAAGCCCTAAGTTTCAGTGGTGCCAGCGGGAACACAATAATCCTTGATGAGAATTACTTACCCCTGGACAATGCTATCAGCTGGATGGATAGGAGAACAGCTGGAACAAAAATGGAACTCTGGTCTGAACTTGACCTGGAAAAATTGTATTACTCCACGGGATGGCCTTTCAAAGGAACTTTTCCATTAGCCCACCTTTCATGGTACAAGCATTACAAACCGGAATTATGGAAGAAAACAAGGCATTTTTCGATGCTCAACGACTATATCTACTACCGCCTCTGCGGACGGCTGGCAGTTGATTATTCTAAGGCAACGACCTTTTTTCTATTTGACCAGGTTAAGAGTCTTTGGAACACATCTCTTCTTGATTTACTAAATATTACTGACAATGATTTGGCAGAAATGCTTCCATCAGGAACTGCTTGCGGGACTATAATGCCAGAAATAACTGAGATGACAGGACTTCAAACTAAAACTCAAATTGTAACTGGTTCCTTTGACCATCCCTCTGCAGCCAGAAGTACTGGTGTTTTTGAAGAAGGGAATGTATTAATCTCGGCAGGAACCTCATGGGTGGCATTTTCACCTGTCAGGAATAGAGAAACCGCATTGAAATGGAAAATGTTGGTAGACCCCTTTCTATCCCCTGCCGGCTGCTGGGGATCGATGGTTGCTCTGACGGGAATTGCTGAAAAGATGGAAGAGTATCTTGTAAACTGTATTGGATCCAATGAGGATGAATCGCTATTTGCCAGATATGACCGTTTGGCATCGGAAGCGGAACCAGGGGCTGATGGATTGTACATTGAACTATTCAAACAACCCTATATCCAAATGAAGGATCAATTAAAAGATATCCAACCTAAAAACATCGCAAGGGCACTTATGGAAGGAATAGTATTTCTTATCCGGAACCGAATAGAAAAACTTACCAGTCTGACAGGTAAGCCGATTGATAGAATTGTGCTAACAGGTGGTCCTACAAAAAGTTCTATCTGGCCTTCCATACTAGCCGATGTTTCTGGCCAGCCAATTGTCATCCCAGAAACAGGACAGCATGCAGGAGCCATGGGAGCTGTTATGCTCGCAGGAATTGGTGTTGGCCTATACTCTGACGAACATGATGCTTATGAGCAGACCAAATCTCAGGAATTGATAATTGAACCAGACCCGGTTCGCAGTAAACTTTATCAGAAAATATATAAAGACTATATAAAACATTTTGAAATAGACAGCTGA